From a single Candidatus Omnitrophota bacterium genomic region:
- a CDS encoding glycosyltransferase family 9 protein, which translates to MPAVLHQFRILRELDIFPQSQLLELWLSREDQKYIKELLQGQWVNENARLVGIHLAASQRWATKSWSLEHIAQLCDMLAAKNIRTIITGAEKDISLMQKLSRMTKAKPVDCVGKTNILQLAALIKSCCVYIAPDSAPLHIAAAVRTPFIALFGPTDPVRHMPPAKVFRTLFQRIDCAPCYQGQCPIQTHACMKKITPEQVLEEVEQLMQTPSRS; encoded by the coding sequence ATGCCTGCTGTTTTGCATCAGTTTCGCATTTTAAGAGAACTAGACATTTTTCCTCAAAGTCAGCTTTTAGAATTATGGTTGTCGAGAGAAGATCAGAAGTACATTAAGGAGCTTTTGCAAGGACAATGGGTTAATGAGAATGCTCGACTTGTTGGAATTCATCTAGCGGCATCGCAGCGTTGGGCAACGAAATCTTGGAGCCTTGAGCATATTGCACAACTTTGTGACATGTTGGCTGCGAAGAATATTCGAACAATTATAACCGGAGCAGAAAAGGACATCTCTTTAATGCAAAAACTTTCGAGGATGACAAAGGCAAAGCCAGTTGATTGTGTTGGAAAAACAAATATTTTACAACTTGCTGCGCTTATTAAGTCTTGCTGTGTTTATATCGCACCTGACTCTGCTCCACTACATATTGCAGCAGCAGTGCGGACACCGTTTATTGCCTTGTTTGGCCCGACGGATCCAGTACGTCATATGCCGCCCGCAAAGGTGTTTCGAACGCTTTTTCAACGCATTGATTGTGCGCCATGCTATCAAGGTCAGTGTCCGATTCAGACGCATGCCTGTATGAAGAAAATAACACCAGAGCAAGTTTTGGAAGAAGTAGAGCAGTTAATGCAAACACCATCAAGATCATGA
- the pelF gene encoding GT4 family glycosyltransferase PelF, which translates to MRVLQILPELNVGGVETGTVDLSRYLVEHGHQSFVVSHGGDLVADLEKTGGKHFKLPVHKKNLWTAVYSVKKLAEIIIREKIDLVHVRSRVPGWIAYFACRKTRTPFLTTCHGYYSKNLFGRVMGWSKFVIVPSQVIGQHMIQNFNVLPENIRLIPRSVDLRKYDIPHKSIAGGSGYVVSIVGRITPLKGHEYFLKSMARVVRHFPYMKIWIIGDASPKKQSYKDGLEALTRRLGLSDNVEFLGNRRDIPELLSKTDVLVLSTVTQESFGRVIVEAQAAGVPVVATKVGGVVEIIDHEKTGLLVLPRQPEEMAEAVVRLLEDKALAARLVANAKQKILSNYTLEHMASQTLKVYEELLKKINILVIKFSAIGDVILVTPSLRALREKYPFAKIYCLVGKEAREILQRCPYIDDLIVYDSKDKNRGWWGIWKLARRLRRYKLDKTIDFQNNRKSHLLAFLSFCLQRYGYKNKKWGHLLSNVF; encoded by the coding sequence ATGAGAGTACTTCAAATTCTTCCAGAATTGAATGTGGGTGGTGTTGAGACCGGAACTGTAGACTTGTCTCGGTATTTAGTTGAGCATGGGCACCAGTCGTTTGTTGTGTCTCATGGGGGCGATCTTGTTGCAGATCTCGAAAAAACAGGAGGGAAGCATTTTAAGCTTCCTGTGCACAAAAAGAATCTTTGGACAGCAGTTTATTCAGTTAAGAAACTTGCTGAAATTATTATTAGAGAAAAGATTGATTTGGTTCATGTGCGATCGCGTGTTCCTGGATGGATTGCTTATTTTGCGTGTCGAAAAACGAGGACACCTTTTTTGACAACGTGCCATGGGTATTACTCGAAGAATTTATTTGGGCGAGTGATGGGATGGAGCAAGTTTGTCATTGTCCCAAGCCAAGTCATTGGTCAGCATATGATTCAGAATTTCAATGTTTTACCTGAGAATATTCGTCTCATTCCAAGAAGCGTAGATCTTAGAAAGTACGATATTCCTCACAAGAGTATCGCTGGAGGGTCAGGATATGTTGTTTCGATTGTCGGTCGTATTACTCCTTTGAAGGGGCATGAGTATTTTTTAAAATCAATGGCACGTGTTGTTCGTCATTTTCCATATATGAAGATTTGGATTATTGGAGATGCATCACCAAAAAAACAATCTTATAAAGATGGGCTTGAGGCGCTGACAAGGCGTCTAGGGCTTTCGGATAACGTTGAATTTCTAGGAAATCGTCGGGATATTCCAGAGCTTTTATCCAAGACTGATGTGTTAGTTCTTTCGACGGTAACGCAGGAGTCATTTGGTCGCGTTATTGTTGAGGCGCAGGCTGCAGGAGTTCCTGTCGTCGCAACAAAAGTCGGTGGCGTTGTTGAAATTATTGATCATGAAAAAACAGGACTTTTAGTTTTACCGAGACAGCCTGAAGAGATGGCTGAGGCTGTTGTTCGTCTGCTGGAGGATAAAGCACTAGCGGCGCGGCTTGTTGCAAATGCAAAGCAAAAGATATTATCAAATTATACACTTGAGCATATGGCAAGCCAAACGCTTAAAGTTTATGAGGAGCTTTTAAAGAAAATTAATATTCTTGTTATTAAGTTTAGTGCGATTGGTGACGTTATTCTCGTAACGCCGTCTTTACGCGCATTGAGGGAAAAATATCCTTTTGCTAAAATATATTGTCTTGTAGGAAAAGAAGCTCGAGAAATTTTGCAACGATGTCCATATATTGATGACCTTATTGTTTATGATTCAAAAGATAAGAATAGAGGCTGGTGGGGAATTTGGAAGCTAGCAAGAAGATTGCGAAGATACAAGCTGGACAAGACGATTGATTTTCAGAATAATCGAAAAAGTCATTTGTTGGCATTTTTGAGTTTTTGCTTACAGCGATATGGGTATAAAAATAAAAAATGGGGACATCTTTTGTCTAATGTATTTTAG
- a CDS encoding ELM1/GtrOC1 family putative glycosyltransferase, with amino-acid sequence MKNESFIFWIIKIFSTIVRRLPVSVALWLGRVIGTIGYLADHRHRTLAYANLKIAFARQKKTKEIKRILKKVFQNYAQNFVELLRLPEIDPHQYITLEGKEHVDESLKKNKGLILLAMHFGSWELCNFMSKLLGYRYRVVVNPQKRYQRLNDLLNSYRQQAGASLVEPGSGTRDFVKALRNNEIVGMVVDQGGRTGSLVKFFGREASMSIGAIKMALKLGVPVCFCTLVRDQKRAHHKLKIFSPLELESSGDREKDITRSLDKVVGYMEQAIAKDPSEYMWFYKIWKYSKESTIVVLSDQKFGHLNQSRAFAEQIKTALSERAIKCHIEVIDVEFKDEAKRTMFAALSFATNEKISQGRLRYLKWFLKRKSFLEVMSVKGDFVISCGSSLAGVNYFLSQDYHAKSIVLQKPGILSLNRFDLVLLPKHDARESFEHKKNVIFTSLTPNLVDQNYLQDQTNRLIAKFPRLQSQKNPSIGLMIGGESKNHFISNIQVESIIDQVKEVVEKHQGWILVTTSRRTQKDVEETVKRKLSNFALCPFLIIATENNVPEAVGGILGISDIVIISSDSISMISEAVSSGKTVIVFDAENKKTNCKGKHEVFVENLFKQEHVLRAKTHEIGQVLNNVIEKNITTKPICDQQILLEAARQII; translated from the coding sequence TTGAAAAACGAATCTTTTATTTTCTGGATCATTAAGATTTTTTCTACGATTGTGCGTCGGCTTCCTGTGTCGGTTGCTCTTTGGTTGGGACGCGTGATTGGGACAATCGGATATCTTGCTGATCATCGACATAGGACACTTGCTTATGCTAATCTAAAGATTGCATTTGCTCGCCAAAAAAAGACAAAAGAAATCAAGCGTATCTTAAAAAAAGTTTTTCAGAATTATGCGCAGAATTTTGTCGAGCTTTTACGTCTTCCAGAGATAGATCCACATCAATACATTACGTTAGAAGGAAAAGAACATGTGGACGAGTCGCTAAAAAAGAATAAAGGACTTATTTTGCTTGCGATGCATTTTGGGAGTTGGGAGCTTTGTAATTTTATGAGTAAGCTTTTAGGATACCGGTATCGAGTTGTTGTTAATCCGCAAAAACGGTATCAACGGCTTAATGATCTGCTTAATTCTTATCGTCAGCAGGCAGGGGCGAGCCTTGTTGAGCCAGGATCCGGAACGCGTGATTTTGTAAAAGCGCTGCGTAACAACGAAATTGTAGGGATGGTTGTCGATCAGGGAGGAAGAACTGGTAGCCTTGTTAAGTTTTTTGGGCGTGAGGCCTCGATGTCGATTGGTGCGATAAAAATGGCCTTGAAGCTTGGCGTACCTGTATGTTTTTGTACGCTTGTTCGTGATCAAAAAAGAGCACATCATAAACTTAAAATATTTTCGCCTCTTGAGCTTGAATCAAGTGGTGACCGAGAAAAGGATATTACGCGCAGCTTGGATAAGGTTGTTGGATATATGGAGCAAGCGATTGCAAAAGATCCCTCTGAGTATATGTGGTTTTACAAAATTTGGAAATATTCAAAAGAATCTACAATTGTTGTTTTAAGTGATCAAAAGTTTGGCCATCTTAATCAGTCAAGAGCGTTTGCTGAGCAAATTAAAACAGCACTTTCTGAGAGGGCTATTAAATGCCACATTGAAGTTATTGATGTTGAATTTAAAGATGAGGCTAAGAGGACCATGTTTGCTGCGCTTAGTTTTGCTACGAATGAAAAGATTTCTCAAGGACGCCTTCGATATTTAAAGTGGTTTTTAAAGCGTAAATCTTTTTTAGAGGTGATGAGCGTTAAAGGAGATTTTGTGATATCTTGTGGTTCTTCGCTTGCAGGAGTTAATTACTTTTTGTCTCAGGACTATCATGCAAAAAGTATTGTTCTTCAAAAGCCTGGAATTTTAAGTTTGAACCGATTTGATCTTGTCCTTTTACCAAAGCATGACGCAAGAGAATCTTTTGAGCATAAAAAGAATGTGATTTTTACCAGCTTAACGCCAAATCTTGTTGATCAGAATTATTTGCAAGATCAGACAAATAGGCTAATTGCTAAATTTCCGAGACTTCAATCGCAAAAGAATCCGAGTATCGGACTGATGATTGGAGGAGAATCAAAAAATCATTTTATATCGAATATTCAAGTGGAGAGCATCATTGATCAGGTTAAGGAAGTTGTTGAAAAGCATCAAGGATGGATTTTAGTAACAACTTCGAGACGAACTCAAAAAGATGTCGAGGAAACTGTTAAAAGAAAGTTGTCTAATTTTGCTTTATGTCCATTTTTAATTATTGCAACCGAAAATAATGTGCCAGAGGCCGTTGGCGGTATTTTAGGGATTTCTGATATTGTTATTATTTCTTCAGATAGCATTTCTATGATTTCAGAAGCTGTGAGTTCTGGCAAAACTGTCATTGTGTTTGATGCTGAAAACAAAAAAACAAACTGTAAGGGAAAGCATGAAGTTTTTGTAGAGAATTTATTTAAGCAAGAACATGTTTTGAGGGCGAAAACGCATGAAATTGGGCAGGTTTTAAATAATGTTATTGAAAAAAATATTACCACTAAGCCTATTTGTGATCAACAAATTTTGCTTGAGGCTGCACGTCAAATTATATGA
- a CDS encoding glycosyltransferase family 4 protein, whose amino-acid sequence MNILILTTHFNTGGITSYVLTLAKGLRKNNHKVFVVSSGGNMVADIERAGVKHVCFDIRTKSEVSPKLYRALPKLLRFIKENNIDVIHSQTRIAQVLAAILSKISPVKHVSTCHGFFKVRLFRRIFPCWGDATIAISRQVEDHLLHDFHLSSSKVFWVIHGISCDLNLLSQEESLKKRKEFGVAPGPLVGIVARLSNVKGHDILINAMRKVVDKKNDARLLVVGRGKIEDHLKEMRKNLGLEDNIIFLPIINQVDTILSILDIFVMPSRQEGLGLSVMEAQAQGLPVVASRVGGIPSLIDNGTTGILVPPENVDELAAALIYLIENPDQAKQIGQRAKVFAKENFSIQRMINQTYAVYEKVCEKTKR is encoded by the coding sequence ATGAATATTTTAATTTTAACAACACATTTTAATACTGGTGGCATTACAAGTTATGTTTTAACTTTAGCAAAAGGGTTGCGTAAAAATAATCATAAAGTTTTTGTGGTATCAAGCGGCGGAAACATGGTGGCTGATATTGAGCGCGCAGGTGTTAAGCATGTGTGTTTTGATATTCGCACAAAATCAGAAGTAAGTCCCAAACTTTATCGAGCGCTGCCTAAGCTGCTACGATTTATTAAAGAAAACAATATTGATGTTATTCATTCGCAAACAAGAATTGCCCAAGTGTTGGCTGCAATATTATCTAAAATAAGTCCTGTCAAACATGTATCGACATGTCATGGATTTTTTAAGGTGCGCTTATTTAGACGGATTTTTCCATGTTGGGGAGACGCGACTATTGCCATTAGTCGTCAAGTTGAGGATCATTTGCTTCATGATTTCCATCTTTCCTCTAGCAAGGTTTTTTGGGTTATTCACGGCATTTCATGTGACTTGAATCTTTTAAGCCAAGAAGAATCCTTGAAGAAAAGAAAAGAGTTTGGCGTTGCACCAGGTCCTTTAGTAGGTATTGTTGCTCGGCTATCAAATGTGAAAGGTCATGATATCCTTATTAATGCTATGCGTAAAGTTGTTGATAAAAAGAATGATGCACGACTTCTTGTTGTCGGCCGAGGAAAAATAGAAGATCATTTAAAGGAGATGAGGAAGAATTTGGGGCTTGAGGATAATATTATTTTTTTACCTATTATTAATCAGGTTGATACTATTTTGTCTATATTGGATATTTTTGTTATGCCATCTCGACAAGAAGGGCTTGGGCTTTCCGTGATGGAAGCGCAAGCGCAAGGTTTGCCCGTTGTTGCGTCGCGAGTGGGAGGAATTCCTAGCCTGATCGATAACGGCACAACAGGAATTCTTGTGCCGCCAGAAAATGTGGATGAGCTTGCAGCGGCTTTGATATATTTGATTGAAAATCCAGACCAAGCCAAGCAGATTGGGCAAAGAGCCAAGGTGTTTGCTAAAGAAAATTTTTCTATTCAGCGTATGATTAATCAAACGTATGCTGTTTATGAAAAAGTTTGTGAAAAAACTAAACGTTAG
- a CDS encoding 3-deoxy-D-manno-octulosonic acid transferase: MMTILYDLAFFIFSIIYLPYLLVKRKWHKGFAMRFGFLKEIDIGNSNVSRIWIHAVSVGEVVVIKNLLNEIRLRYPENPVVITVVTQTGFEMAQKISDEVDQVIYAPLDFSLSVRRYIDVINPRIYINAETELWPNLLTQLYRRGVPIVQVNGRISDQALKGYRFLRPVIKPILNYFSFFCMQSNLDADRIKELGACSERVKVVGNMKFDDILDEHQKELSNSILDESEELFVAGSTHPGEEEIVLDIFKRIEKRFENLRLIIAPRHPERTGEIIDLVEKKGFKAIKFSQVYDLIIDQQTVVVVDTIGHLRSLYRLAKVVFVGKSLTAQGGHNIIEPAYFEKPIIVGPYMQNFKDITALFLQNNAIVQVKDKTEFAKELERLLEDPVCCEEQGRRAREVIEQYQGASEKTLDLISTVLSKVKK; the protein is encoded by the coding sequence ATGATGACCATATTGTATGATTTAGCATTTTTTATTTTTTCAATAATCTATTTACCGTATCTTTTAGTTAAACGCAAATGGCATAAGGGTTTTGCTATGCGTTTTGGATTTCTTAAAGAAATAGATATTGGAAATTCTAATGTATCTCGCATATGGATTCATGCTGTCAGCGTAGGTGAGGTGGTGGTGATTAAGAATCTTTTAAACGAGATTCGTCTAAGATATCCCGAAAATCCTGTCGTGATTACTGTGGTCACTCAGACAGGTTTTGAAATGGCGCAAAAGATTTCGGATGAAGTTGATCAAGTTATTTATGCGCCTTTAGATTTTAGTTTATCTGTGCGCAGATATATTGATGTTATTAATCCAAGAATTTACATTAATGCTGAGACAGAGCTTTGGCCAAATTTGTTAACGCAATTATATCGCCGAGGTGTTCCGATTGTTCAGGTGAATGGGCGTATTTCTGATCAAGCGTTAAAGGGGTACCGTTTTTTAAGACCAGTGATTAAGCCGATTCTTAATTATTTTAGTTTCTTTTGCATGCAAAGCAATCTTGATGCTGATCGAATCAAAGAGCTTGGGGCATGCTCTGAGCGTGTTAAAGTTGTTGGCAATATGAAGTTTGATGATATTTTAGACGAACATCAAAAAGAGCTTTCGAATTCAATTCTTGATGAGTCTGAAGAACTTTTTGTTGCAGGAAGTACGCATCCAGGAGAAGAGGAGATTGTTTTAGATATTTTTAAAAGAATAGAAAAGCGTTTTGAGAATTTACGTCTCATTATTGCTCCTCGGCATCCTGAGCGGACTGGTGAGATTATTGATTTGGTTGAAAAAAAAGGGTTTAAGGCGATCAAGTTTTCTCAAGTTTATGATTTGATCATCGATCAGCAAACAGTTGTCGTTGTTGATACGATTGGCCATTTGCGTTCATTGTATCGTTTGGCAAAAGTTGTTTTTGTAGGGAAAAGTTTAACGGCACAAGGGGGGCATAATATTATTGAGCCTGCGTATTTTGAGAAACCGATTATTGTCGGACCTTATATGCAAAATTTCAAGGATATTACAGCATTGTTTTTGCAAAATAATGCGATTGTTCAAGTCAAAGATAAAACTGAGTTTGCAAAAGAGCTTGAGCGTCTTTTGGAAGACCCGGTCTGTTGCGAGGAGCAAGGCAGGCGCGCAAGAGAAGTGATTGAGCAGTATCAGGGGGCAAGTGAAAAAACACTTGATTTGATTTCGACTGTTTTGAGTAAGGTAAAGAAATGA
- the lpxK gene encoding tetraacyldisaccharide 4'-kinase, with protein sequence MKKYLYELMTDQRKDYLSFGIKIILVILSFFYWMGIKIILWMYRSGVLKTKRLPKSVISVGNITLGGVGKTPLVRLIAKMFQRHGLKSAILTRGYMAKGMVSDEAEMLKTQLKDVPVLVGANRYQVAQNFLETNTTDVFILDDGFQHWRLFRNFNIVAIDATRPFGNFFLIPRGILREPMDSLKRADIFVLTKTDLGKENLKTIYQKIKQFQPTAAIVETIHSPVSLVNINNYGDKRNLFDLAGNSVCLFSGIGDPRSFEESAKSLKIAIKKHFIFMDHHKYSKDDIERIVHYCRAHNIKTIITTQKDAARLKELLYLFLRELDVFILEVEMKILKGEQDLEKRIFYFLDH encoded by the coding sequence ATGAAGAAATATCTCTATGAATTAATGACAGATCAGCGTAAAGATTATCTGTCTTTTGGAATCAAGATTATTTTAGTGATTTTGTCTTTTTTTTATTGGATGGGAATTAAAATAATTTTGTGGATGTATCGTTCAGGAGTTCTAAAAACGAAGCGATTACCAAAGTCTGTTATTAGCGTTGGCAACATTACTCTTGGTGGCGTTGGAAAAACACCTTTGGTTCGGTTGATTGCGAAGATGTTTCAAAGGCATGGTCTTAAGTCCGCGATATTAACTCGAGGCTATATGGCCAAGGGCATGGTTTCCGATGAAGCTGAGATGCTTAAAACTCAGCTTAAAGATGTTCCTGTTTTGGTTGGAGCGAATCGATATCAGGTGGCTCAAAATTTTTTAGAAACGAATACAACTGATGTTTTTATTTTGGATGATGGATTTCAGCATTGGCGACTTTTTAGGAATTTTAATATTGTCGCTATTGACGCAACGCGTCCGTTTGGAAATTTCTTTTTAATTCCAAGAGGAATTTTGCGTGAGCCAATGGATTCATTAAAGCGAGCCGATATTTTTGTTTTAACAAAAACAGATTTGGGAAAAGAGAATCTCAAGACGATCTATCAGAAAATAAAGCAATTTCAGCCTACAGCGGCTATTGTCGAGACAATTCATAGCCCCGTGTCGTTAGTCAATATTAATAATTATGGAGACAAAAGAAATTTGTTTGATTTGGCGGGTAATTCGGTATGTCTTTTTTCAGGTATTGGTGATCCTCGCTCATTTGAGGAAAGCGCAAAGTCTTTGAAAATAGCGATTAAGAAACATTTTATTTTTATGGATCACCATAAGTATTCTAAAGATGATATTGAGCGCATTGTTCATTATTGTCGAGCTCACAATATTAAAACAATAATAACAACACAGAAAGATGCTGCTCGGTTAAAAGAGTTGTTGTATTTATTTTTAAGAGAATTGGATGTGTTTATTCTAGAAGTTGAGATGAAAATTTTGAAAGGAGAACAAGATCTTGAAAAACGAATCTTTTATTTTCTGGATCATTAA
- a CDS encoding glycosyltransferase family 9 protein, which translates to MQNILVVNVNWLGDVIFSSPAFKALKEKYPESHVACLGVPRVAEVLEHIDGIDEVIVYEEKGCHASLLGKLRLINQLRKKRFDIVFLFHRSLTRALLVFMAGIPIRVGYDAKKRGMFLTHRVKPLIGVVHRSDFYLNVIEFFRIEVKDRNYYLKVYDEDIEFVSKLFKDNGIKSDDFVIVLNTGGNWDLKQWSEESFSFLIDQIAKEFRFKIVLTGGLKDVERVERIIAGLKNDVVNFAGKTNLSQLMGVMQRADVVISADSGPLHVASSVGWTNHVTWQKV; encoded by the coding sequence ATGCAAAATATTCTTGTTGTTAATGTTAATTGGTTGGGTGATGTTATTTTTTCATCGCCAGCATTTAAAGCGCTTAAGGAAAAATATCCAGAAAGTCATGTGGCGTGTTTGGGTGTTCCGCGCGTTGCCGAAGTTTTAGAGCATATTGATGGGATCGACGAGGTTATTGTTTATGAAGAGAAAGGGTGTCATGCGAGTCTTTTGGGAAAGTTGAGATTAATCAATCAACTCCGAAAAAAACGTTTTGACATTGTTTTTTTGTTTCACAGATCTTTGACACGGGCTTTGTTAGTTTTTATGGCAGGAATCCCAATTCGTGTTGGGTATGATGCCAAAAAAAGAGGGATGTTTTTAACGCATAGAGTCAAACCTTTGATTGGAGTTGTTCATCGAAGCGATTTTTATTTGAACGTCATTGAATTTTTTCGCATCGAGGTTAAAGATAGAAATTATTATTTAAAAGTTTATGATGAGGATATCGAATTTGTTAGTAAGCTTTTTAAGGACAATGGAATAAAGAGCGATGATTTTGTAATTGTTTTAAATACGGGTGGCAATTGGGATTTAAAACAATGGTCTGAAGAAAGTTTTTCTTTTCTTATTGATCAGATCGCTAAAGAGTTTCGATTTAAAATAGTTTTAACAGGCGGGTTAAAAGATGTTGAGCGTGTTGAAAGAATTATTGCTGGTTTAAAAAACGATGTTGTTAATTTTGCTGGGAAAACAAATCTTTCACAACTCATGGGAGTTATGCAAAGGGCAGATGTAGTCATTTCAGCAGACTCAGGGCCGTTGCATGTGGCGAGCAGTGTTGGGTGGACCAACCACGTAACCTGGCAAAAAGTGTGA
- the xerC gene encoding tyrosine recombinase XerC — protein sequence MNRYVEKFLSYLDIEKNYSKHTILNYKIDLEEFFVFLKDTSIERVDYFHLRRYLASLRSRDLKSRTVARKLSALRSFFKFIFREGLVSKNPATLLMTPKLDKKLPHFLSEQDAGRLMEISKKKDEPGLRDRAILETLYSTGMRVSELVSLDLNRVDFISNIVKVSGKGKKERLMPIGETALKSIREYINKRKHKSEAVFLNQRGTRITDRSIRNIVNQHISEASIQTKISPHALRHSFATHLLNAGADLRAVQELLGHVNLSTTQIYTHMTTEKLKKIYDHAHPRA from the coding sequence ATGAATCGATATGTTGAAAAGTTTTTGTCGTATCTCGATATAGAAAAGAATTATTCAAAACATACGATTCTAAACTATAAGATTGATCTAGAAGAGTTTTTTGTTTTTTTAAAAGATACTTCAATTGAGCGAGTTGATTATTTTCACTTAAGGCGCTATTTGGCAAGTTTGCGTTCTAGAGACTTAAAATCACGAACCGTTGCGCGCAAGCTTTCGGCTTTGAGGAGTTTTTTTAAATTTATTTTTCGAGAAGGATTGGTTAGTAAGAATCCCGCGACTCTTTTGATGACGCCCAAGCTGGACAAGAAGTTGCCTCATTTTCTATCCGAACAAGACGCTGGCCGTTTGATGGAAATATCAAAAAAGAAAGATGAGCCAGGCTTAAGAGATCGCGCTATTTTAGAAACACTTTACAGCACTGGGATGCGCGTTAGCGAGCTGGTATCTTTGGATTTGAATCGGGTTGATTTTATCAGTAATATTGTTAAGGTTTCAGGAAAAGGAAAAAAAGAGCGTCTTATGCCGATAGGGGAAACAGCGCTTAAAAGCATTCGCGAATATATTAACAAACGAAAGCATAAATCAGAGGCGGTTTTTTTAAATCAACGCGGCACGCGCATAACAGACCGAAGCATCCGAAATATTGTTAATCAACATATTTCTGAGGCAAGTATTCAAACCAAGATTTCACCACACGCATTAAGACATTCATTTGCAACACACCTTTTAAATGCTGGAGCAGATTTACGTGCTGTGCAAGAATTATTGGGACATGTTAATTTGTCAACAACCCAAATTTATACTCATATGACCACAGAGAAACTTAAGAAAATTTATGATCACGCACATCCGAGAGCATGA